The Sphingomonas sp. So64.6b genome includes a region encoding these proteins:
- a CDS encoding DUF983 domain-containing protein: MTHQLEGREAFRWIVHAGWKGLCPRCGKGHMFRSWLKVVDKCDSCGLDYRFAAPDDGPAFFSLCFVAFPLLFFVVWLQVALDPPVWVHAVTSLPLMAIGCTIVLRPIKGWLVASQYVNRAQEAGTQALWAQLHGEAPRGGPARLDGQAE; encoded by the coding sequence GTGACTCATCAACTCGAAGGTCGGGAAGCGTTTCGCTGGATCGTCCATGCCGGATGGAAGGGACTGTGCCCGCGCTGCGGCAAGGGGCACATGTTCAGATCCTGGCTGAAGGTCGTCGATAAATGCGACTCATGCGGTCTCGATTACCGCTTCGCTGCGCCGGACGACGGGCCGGCCTTCTTCTCGCTGTGCTTCGTCGCGTTCCCGCTGCTCTTCTTCGTCGTCTGGCTGCAGGTCGCCCTTGACCCGCCGGTCTGGGTCCATGCGGTCACATCATTGCCGCTGATGGCGATCGGCTGCACCATCGTGCTGCGGCCGATCAAGGGCTGGCTGGTCGCGTCGCAATATGTCAACCGCGCTCAGGAGGCCGGGACGCAAGCGCTCTGGGCGCAATTGCACGGCGAAGCGCCGCGCGGGGGGCCGGCCAGGTTGGATGGGCAAGCTGAATGA
- a CDS encoding PLP-dependent aminotransferase family protein translates to MTDDWIPDLGLATGAKYRAIAEALGAAIQSGMLRPGARLPAQRDLAATLRVDLTTITKAYDTARAQGLIEARGRAGSFVIDRVGTPSADSAPVDTGMNMPPEIANGSLATAWERGTAALLRGPGAAARLHYQPAGGAAQDRATGVRLLAGRGIASVEEQVIVTAGGQNALHAIVAATLQAGDTVACGRYIYPGFLGLALRYGLKLVPLPRIDAASIEAACARTPIRALYVVPTNDNPTAATIEPEERRAIAALADRHGFHIIEDDAYGPLADRPQISFAELVPDRCWHIASLSKIISPALRIAHVRAPSVRDALRLAADCHETSVMAPPLNAALVSLWVQDGSFARLVAETRAEAAWRLSLAHNILANFDHAAHRQGYHLWLPLPPGIAAADLVNLVRPQGLSVVASSAFAVEPDAPQALRVSLGGIIDRDRLGRTLRVLEAHLASVAGRGSPLV, encoded by the coding sequence ATGACTGACGACTGGATCCCCGACCTCGGCCTGGCGACGGGCGCCAAATATCGCGCGATCGCCGAAGCGCTCGGCGCGGCGATTCAGTCCGGCATGTTGCGACCCGGCGCGCGACTGCCCGCGCAACGCGATCTTGCCGCGACGCTGCGGGTCGACCTGACGACCATCACCAAGGCCTATGACACCGCGCGCGCGCAGGGCCTGATCGAAGCGCGCGGCCGCGCCGGCAGCTTCGTGATCGACCGCGTGGGCACGCCGTCGGCGGACAGCGCGCCGGTCGATACCGGCATGAACATGCCGCCCGAGATCGCCAATGGCTCGCTCGCCACGGCATGGGAACGCGGCACCGCGGCGTTGCTGCGCGGTCCCGGCGCGGCCGCCCGGCTGCACTATCAGCCCGCCGGCGGCGCCGCGCAGGACCGTGCCACCGGCGTTCGGCTGCTCGCCGGCCGTGGTATCGCCTCGGTCGAGGAACAGGTGATCGTCACCGCCGGCGGCCAGAACGCGCTGCATGCGATCGTCGCCGCCACATTGCAGGCCGGCGATACCGTCGCTTGTGGGCGCTATATCTATCCCGGATTCCTTGGCCTCGCGTTGCGCTACGGCCTGAAGCTCGTGCCTTTGCCGCGCATCGACGCCGCGTCGATCGAAGCGGCATGTGCGCGAACACCGATCCGCGCGCTCTATGTCGTGCCAACCAACGACAATCCCACCGCCGCGACGATCGAACCCGAGGAACGGCGCGCGATCGCCGCGCTCGCCGACCGGCATGGCTTCCACATCATCGAGGACGACGCTTATGGCCCGCTCGCCGATCGTCCGCAGATTTCTTTCGCCGAGTTGGTGCCCGATCGCTGCTGGCATATCGCCAGCCTGTCGAAGATCATCTCGCCGGCACTGCGCATCGCCCATGTCCGCGCGCCCTCGGTGCGCGATGCGCTGCGCCTCGCCGCCGATTGCCATGAGACGAGCGTGATGGCCCCGCCGCTCAACGCCGCACTGGTCAGCCTGTGGGTGCAGGACGGCAGCTTTGCGCGGCTCGTCGCCGAAACACGCGCCGAGGCGGCATGGCGACTATCGCTGGCGCACAATATCCTGGCGAACTTCGATCATGCCGCACACCGCCAGGGCTATCACCTATGGCTCCCGCTCCCGCCGGGCATCGCCGCCGCCGACCTGGTCAATCTGGTACGGCCACAAGGCCTGTCGGTCGTCGCCTCGAGCGCGTTCGCGGTCGAACCTGACGCACCCCAGGCGCTACGCGTCTCGCTCGGCGGGATCATCGACCGTGATCGCCTCGGCCGGACCTTGCGCGTGCTGGAAGCGCATCTCGCATCAGTCGCGGGGCGCGGGTCGCCGCTGGTTTGA
- the yghU gene encoding glutathione-dependent disulfide-bond oxidoreductase has product MTDTPEYTPPPVWIWNKENGGQFANINRPIAGATHDKELPVGKHPLQLYSLGTPNGVKVTVMLEELLELGHTGAEYDAWLIRISEGDQFGSGFVAVNPNSKIPALLDRSGPEPIRVFESGAILMHLAEKFGEFLPTEPAARAETLSWLFWQMGSAPFVGGGFGHFYAYAPFKIEYAIDRYAMEAKRQLDVLDRRLGESEYLAGKDYSIADIAAWPWYGSLALGVAYNAGEFLQVQDYRNVQRWTAAIAERPAVQRGRMVNRVMGDPASQLHERHDAGDFLTRTQDKLQPAG; this is encoded by the coding sequence ATGACCGACACCCCCGAATACACCCCGCCGCCCGTCTGGATCTGGAACAAGGAGAATGGCGGGCAATTCGCCAATATCAACCGGCCGATCGCCGGCGCGACGCACGACAAGGAATTGCCGGTCGGCAAACATCCGCTGCAGCTTTATTCGCTCGGCACGCCCAATGGCGTAAAGGTGACGGTGATGCTCGAGGAACTGCTCGAACTCGGTCACACCGGTGCGGAATATGACGCCTGGCTGATCCGCATCAGTGAAGGCGATCAGTTCGGCAGCGGCTTTGTCGCGGTGAACCCCAATTCGAAGATCCCGGCCTTGCTGGACCGCAGCGGCCCCGAGCCGATCCGCGTGTTCGAATCCGGCGCGATCCTGATGCACCTGGCGGAGAAGTTCGGCGAATTCCTGCCGACCGAGCCCGCCGCCCGCGCGGAAACCCTGTCCTGGCTATTCTGGCAGATGGGCAGCGCGCCCTTTGTTGGCGGTGGCTTCGGTCACTTCTACGCCTATGCGCCGTTCAAGATCGAATATGCGATCGACCGCTATGCGATGGAGGCGAAGCGGCAGCTCGACGTGCTCGACCGCCGGCTGGGCGAAAGCGAATATCTCGCCGGCAAGGATTACAGCATCGCCGATATCGCGGCCTGGCCGTGGTACGGCTCGCTGGCGCTGGGCGTGGCTTATAATGCGGGCGAATTCCTGCAAGTGCAGGATTACAGGAACGTCCAGCGCTGGACCGCCGCGATCGCCGAGCGCCCCGCCGTGCAGCGCGGCCGGATGGTCAACCGCGTGATGGGCGATCCGGCGAGCCAGCTGCACGAACGCCACGACGCGGGCGATTTCCTGACCCGGACGCAGGACAAGCTGCAGCCGGCCGGCTAG
- a CDS encoding GFA family protein, protein MRQAQCRCGQLSATVAGDPVRVSVCHCLACQRRTGSAFAAQARFAAANVTITGDTRSYVRRADSGRQVIYRFCPECGSTMAYENPDMPGLIAIPLGNFADPAFPAPTFSFYESRKHHWTAILGEDVFHED, encoded by the coding sequence ATGCGACAGGCACAATGCCGCTGCGGCCAGCTCAGCGCGACCGTCGCGGGCGATCCGGTGCGTGTATCAGTATGCCATTGCTTGGCATGCCAGCGGCGCACCGGCAGCGCCTTCGCGGCGCAGGCCCGGTTCGCTGCGGCGAATGTGACCATCACCGGCGATACGCGCAGCTATGTCCGGCGCGCCGATAGCGGGCGCCAGGTGATCTATCGCTTCTGTCCCGAGTGCGGTTCGACCATGGCTTATGAAAATCCGGACATGCCCGGCCTGATCGCCATACCTCTCGGCAATTTTGCCGACCCGGCTTTCCCTGCGCCGACTTTTTCCTTCTACGAATCGCGCAAGCATCACTGGACCGCGATACTTGGCGAAGACGTTTTTCACGAAGATTAA
- a CDS encoding flagellin encodes MTVIGTNIGALRASNSTTAANLSLQTSIERLSTGKRINSAKDDAAGLAIASSMTSQIRGMSQAVRNANDGISMAQTTEGALGEITNMLQRIRELAVQASSGTYSADDKTNIGVEVTELQTQIGEILTKSEFNGIKMFDGTAGGGSGTIVIQAGSESGETVTMDMSDIDLSAATAGTLFSDPSAALTTLSDALKTIDTKRAGLGAAQNRLQSVVNNLTSNVTNLTDARSRIEDADFSAETTALAKAQILSQASTAMLAQANQSQQGVLSLLK; translated from the coding sequence ATGACTGTCATTGGAACCAATATCGGCGCACTGCGCGCCTCGAATTCGACCACGGCGGCGAACCTGTCGCTGCAAACCAGCATCGAACGCCTGTCGACCGGCAAGCGCATCAATTCGGCCAAGGACGACGCCGCTGGCCTCGCCATCGCTTCGTCGATGACCTCGCAGATCCGCGGCATGAGCCAGGCGGTGCGCAACGCCAATGACGGCATCTCGATGGCGCAGACCACGGAAGGGGCGCTCGGCGAAATCACCAACATGCTGCAGCGAATCCGCGAACTCGCCGTTCAGGCGTCGAGCGGCACCTATTCGGCCGACGACAAGACCAATATCGGCGTCGAAGTGACCGAGTTGCAGACGCAGATCGGCGAGATCCTGACCAAGAGTGAATTCAACGGCATCAAGATGTTCGACGGCACCGCCGGCGGCGGATCCGGCACGATCGTCATTCAGGCCGGCTCCGAGTCCGGCGAAACGGTGACGATGGACATGTCGGACATCGACCTCAGCGCCGCGACCGCCGGGACGCTGTTCAGCGACCCGTCCGCCGCCCTGACCACCTTGTCCGATGCGCTCAAGACGATCGACACCAAGCGTGCCGGGCTCGGCGCGGCGCAGAATCGCCTGCAGTCGGTGGTCAACAACCTGACCTCGAACGTCACCAACCTGACCGACGCGCGCAGCCGCATCGAGGACGCCGACTTCTCGGCCGAAACGACCGCGCTCGCCAAGGCGCAGATCCTGAGCCAGGCCTCGACCGCGATGCTCGCCCAGGCGAACCAGAGCCAGCAAGGCGTCCTGTCGCTGCTGAAATAA
- a CDS encoding DUF4169 family protein — protein sequence MAEIINLRTARKAKARADAAAHADRNRAVFGRTKADKVAAAREQDVLARSLDGAKLSED from the coding sequence ATGGCCGAGATCATCAACCTCCGAACGGCACGCAAGGCGAAAGCGCGCGCGGATGCGGCGGCCCATGCCGACCGCAACCGCGCCGTGTTCGGCCGGACCAAGGCGGACAAGGTCGCCGCCGCACGCGAGCAGGACGTGCTCGCCCGCTCGCTCGACGGGGCGAAGCTTTCGGAGGACTGA
- a CDS encoding MFS transporter, whose amino-acid sequence MTGISATMSDRRAVWAFALGCLMVTGGVLLHLPMFLMARGMHYHLSGMTMGGDMIFGMGLIIAGMGVAAYGLLPRNVAAQRAAAASITISAPEDAELGPAHWKLMSVLVVALVIDVMKPASLGFTVPGMIGEYGVPKATVSLVPFFALMGTVVGSVLWGVIADIYGRKASILLSAVMFVGTSICGAMPSLAWNIGMCFMMGAAAGGMLPVTYALLAEMMPNRHRGWSLVLVGGLGAVGGYFAASGISALLQPVFGWRILWLANLPTGLLLVLLGAFIPESAKFLLARGRAHEAEAVMRRFGAVVARTVKPVSSEPRAHLSGAKLIGKTAALSIAALAWGFVNFGLLLWLPADLVAKGYSVELSSRLLAESALIAFPTVFVAALLYSRWSTKWSLVTMLGVTLLGLFGVLWLETIGQGSPVLPVALLIIGSNGVLAVLLPYVAESFPLGVRGRATGWVAACTKAGGLLAQTLSIAALVPSMGVVAALIMLPTALAITLVAWFGRETRNADLRDLEPAGTN is encoded by the coding sequence ATGACCGGGATCAGCGCGACCATGTCCGATCGGCGCGCGGTGTGGGCGTTCGCGCTCGGCTGTTTGATGGTAACGGGCGGCGTGCTGCTCCATCTGCCGATGTTCCTGATGGCGCGCGGCATGCATTATCATCTGTCGGGCATGACGATGGGCGGCGACATGATCTTTGGCATGGGCCTGATCATCGCCGGTATGGGCGTCGCCGCTTACGGCCTGTTGCCGCGCAATGTCGCGGCGCAGCGCGCAGCAGCGGCGTCGATCACCATCTCGGCACCGGAGGATGCCGAGCTCGGCCCGGCGCACTGGAAACTGATGTCCGTGCTGGTCGTCGCGCTGGTCATCGACGTCATGAAACCCGCCTCGCTAGGCTTTACCGTGCCCGGCATGATCGGCGAATATGGCGTGCCCAAGGCGACCGTTTCGCTGGTCCCGTTCTTCGCGCTGATGGGCACGGTGGTCGGCTCCGTGCTGTGGGGCGTGATCGCCGATATCTATGGTCGCAAGGCGTCGATCCTGTTGTCGGCGGTGATGTTCGTCGGCACCTCGATCTGCGGCGCGATGCCCAGCCTCGCCTGGAATATCGGCATGTGTTTCATGATGGGCGCGGCGGCCGGCGGCATGCTGCCCGTGACCTATGCGCTGCTCGCCGAGATGATGCCCAATCGCCATCGCGGCTGGAGCCTGGTGCTGGTCGGCGGGCTCGGCGCGGTCGGCGGCTATTTCGCGGCGAGCGGGATTTCCGCGCTGCTGCAGCCGGTGTTCGGCTGGCGTATCCTGTGGCTGGCCAATTTACCCACCGGGTTGCTGCTCGTGCTGCTCGGCGCATTCATCCCGGAATCGGCCAAATTCCTGCTCGCCCGCGGCCGGGCGCATGAGGCCGAGGCGGTGATGCGCCGCTTCGGCGCGGTCGTTGCGCGTACGGTGAAGCCCGTATCGAGCGAGCCAAGAGCCCATCTGAGCGGCGCAAAACTGATCGGCAAGACCGCCGCGCTGAGCATCGCCGCGCTCGCCTGGGGCTTCGTCAATTTCGGGCTGTTGCTGTGGCTACCGGCGGATCTGGTCGCCAAGGGGTATTCGGTCGAATTGTCGAGCCGGCTGCTCGCGGAATCGGCGCTGATCGCCTTCCCCACCGTGTTCGTCGCCGCGTTGCTGTACAGCCGATGGAGTACCAAATGGTCGCTCGTCACCATGCTCGGCGTGACCTTGCTAGGCCTGTTCGGCGTGCTCTGGCTGGAGACGATTGGCCAGGGCAGCCCGGTGCTTCCCGTCGCACTGCTGATCATCGGATCGAACGGCGTGCTCGCGGTGCTCCTGCCCTATGTGGCGGAAAGCTTCCCGCTCGGCGTGCGTGGCCGCGCGACCGGCTGGGTCGCGGCCTGCACCAAGGCCGGCGGGCTGCTCGCCCAGACGCTGAGCATCGCCGCTTTGGTCCCGTCGATGGGCGTGGTCGCCGCGCTGATCATGCTGCCAACCGCGCTGGCGATCACCCTCGTCGCCTGGTTCGGGCGCGAAACCCGCAACGCCGACCTGCGCGACCTGGAGCCGGCCGGTACAAACTGA
- a CDS encoding Bbp16 family capsid cement protein yields the protein MIMDATTLFSNAQAVTATAASANIVDLGATGTVYGAATAIARDIGKGASVPLKVSVVESFNNLTSLTVSVETDDNAGFASLRTVWTSPAYPLADLAAGARLLLPDSIPLGTDERYVRLKYTVAGTAPTLGKITAGVTMGNQTNG from the coding sequence ATGATCATGGACGCGACCACTCTCTTCTCCAATGCCCAGGCCGTGACGGCGACGGCGGCATCGGCCAATATCGTCGACCTGGGCGCGACCGGCACCGTCTATGGCGCCGCGACCGCGATCGCCCGCGACATCGGCAAGGGCGCCAGCGTGCCGTTGAAAGTGTCGGTGGTGGAGAGCTTCAACAACCTCACCTCGCTCACCGTCTCGGTCGAGACCGATGACAATGCCGGCTTTGCCTCGCTGCGCACGGTATGGACGTCACCCGCTTATCCGCTCGCCGATCTGGCGGCGGGTGCGCGACTGCTGCTGCCGGATTCGATCCCGCTCGGCACCGACGAGCGTTATGTGCGGCTGAAATACACCGTTGCCGGCACCGCCCCGACGCTGGGCAAGATCACCGCCGGCGTCACGATGGGCAACCAGACCAATGGCTGA
- a CDS encoding major capsid protein: MATIGNSFLNLIDLYKGAGGTDAQTGEVIEVLRQLNPLMEDAVTAECNMGTSHRHTIRTGLPTVTWGMLYQGIPQSKSTTQQVDDTTGFVEGLSTVDTRLLDISPNPAAVRLSEGRAYLEAMAQEVQRGFFYHDTATTPEKFKGLATRYGKLGGGGAGNQIVDAGGTGSDNTSIWFVTHGDNYTTLIHPKGTKADITRDEKGEQRTSDANGNVYYVKEELFRQHIGVAVRDWRFNARIANVDYSDILAGTVDLYRFMRLAYYKLQGRRAAKMSGDVAAQGRTVLYMNRDVIAALDAIGTNSANGALMLKPMELQGQEVLSYRGIPIRETDALINAEARVV; encoded by the coding sequence ATGGCCACGATCGGTAATTCATTCCTCAACCTTATCGACCTGTACAAGGGTGCCGGCGGCACCGATGCGCAGACCGGCGAAGTGATCGAGGTGCTGCGGCAGCTCAACCCGCTGATGGAGGATGCGGTGACCGCGGAGTGCAATATGGGCACGTCGCATCGCCACACCATCCGCACCGGCCTGCCCACCGTAACCTGGGGCATGCTTTATCAGGGCATTCCGCAGTCGAAATCGACCACGCAGCAAGTCGATGACACGACCGGTTTCGTCGAAGGGCTGTCCACCGTCGATACCCGCTTGCTCGACATCTCGCCGAATCCCGCGGCAGTCCGTCTTTCGGAAGGCCGCGCGTATCTGGAAGCGATGGCGCAGGAAGTGCAGCGCGGTTTCTTCTATCACGATACCGCCACCACGCCGGAAAAGTTCAAGGGGCTGGCCACGCGTTACGGCAAGCTTGGCGGCGGGGGCGCGGGCAACCAGATCGTCGATGCCGGCGGCACCGGTTCGGATAACACCTCGATCTGGTTCGTCACGCATGGCGACAATTACACCACACTGATCCACCCCAAGGGAACCAAGGCCGACATCACGCGCGACGAGAAGGGCGAGCAGCGCACGTCGGACGCCAATGGCAATGTCTATTATGTGAAGGAGGAATTGTTCCGTCAGCATATCGGCGTCGCGGTGCGCGACTGGCGCTTCAACGCGCGTATCGCCAATGTCGATTATTCCGACATTCTGGCGGGCACGGTCGATCTCTACAGGTTCATGCGGCTGGCCTATTACAAGCTGCAGGGGCGGCGCGCGGCGAAGATGAGCGGCGACGTTGCCGCACAGGGCCGCACCGTGCTGTACATGAACCGCGACGTGATCGCCGCGCTCGATGCGATCGGCACCAACAGCGCCAATGGCGCGCTGATGTTGAAACCGATGGAGCTGCAGGGGCAGGAAGTGCTGTCCTATCGCGGTATCCCCATTCGCGAGACCGACGCGCTGATCAACGCCGAAGCAAGGGTGGTCTGA
- a CDS encoding portal protein, translating into MSQTIKERCSRRLSALKSARQPYEAEWKEIAQYAQPSRSRFLNEEQNRNFKRANRAIYNSHAILSFRTLTGGMTSGLSSPSRPWFRLAPFDADLAANGEVKTWLAEVERRMYAFLSGTNFYGAVKSGYAEMGMFGTEACVMVDHWREGAVCHSLTAGEYWIALSDASVPDTLYRRVPMTVHQLVQSFGLDGASDFVRTAYGNGRYDETVNVLHAIEPNEDQAHGAKTARGKPWRSVYWDENDSNAARVLRVQGYEEQPFWAPRWDTIGGDTYGTSPGFDALPDMRELQLQTRRKTQATEFLIRPEKIVPASVKLTGQAGNIVSASSVDAAGVIVPYQMNPAAIGAIMEDVQRCADAVGRLTYADLFMAITNMAGIQPRNIEEIASRNEEKLTQLGPVIERVNNEKLEVAIDRTFGIMSRKKLFPPAPEALQGQPIKVDFVSILAQMQRMVGIGQIERTVSFIGSLAAQFPEAGDRLDVDAAVDDFADRAGAPPRIIRSVEDAQELREGRAQEAQAAKLAAMAGPAKDGAAAVKSLGEMAGPDGLAGLMGS; encoded by the coding sequence ATGAGCCAGACAATCAAGGAACGGTGCAGCCGCCGCCTGTCCGCGCTGAAATCCGCACGCCAGCCTTATGAGGCGGAGTGGAAAGAAATCGCGCAATATGCACAGCCGTCGCGCTCGCGTTTCCTCAACGAGGAACAGAATCGCAATTTCAAGCGTGCCAATCGCGCGATCTACAACAGCCACGCGATCCTCAGTTTCCGTACGCTGACCGGTGGCATGACCAGCGGCCTTTCCTCGCCGTCGCGGCCCTGGTTCCGGCTTGCGCCGTTCGATGCCGACCTGGCCGCCAATGGCGAGGTGAAGACCTGGCTCGCCGAGGTCGAGCGGCGCATGTACGCGTTCCTGTCGGGCACCAATTTCTACGGCGCGGTGAAATCCGGCTACGCCGAAATGGGCATGTTCGGCACCGAGGCCTGCGTGATGGTCGATCACTGGCGCGAAGGCGCGGTGTGCCATTCGCTGACCGCCGGCGAATATTGGATCGCGTTGTCCGATGCGAGCGTGCCCGACACTTTGTACCGTCGCGTGCCGATGACCGTGCATCAGCTGGTCCAGTCGTTCGGCCTGGACGGGGCGAGCGACTTTGTGCGCACCGCGTACGGCAATGGCCGCTATGACGAGACGGTCAACGTCCTGCACGCGATCGAGCCCAATGAGGATCAGGCGCATGGCGCGAAGACCGCGCGCGGTAAGCCGTGGCGGTCGGTCTATTGGGACGAGAATGACAGCAACGCAGCGCGTGTGCTGCGCGTGCAGGGTTATGAGGAACAGCCCTTCTGGGCGCCGCGCTGGGACACGATCGGCGGCGATACCTATGGCACATCGCCGGGTTTCGATGCGCTGCCCGATATGCGCGAGCTGCAGTTGCAGACCCGGCGCAAGACCCAGGCGACCGAATTCCTGATCAGGCCGGAGAAGATCGTTCCCGCGTCGGTCAAGCTGACCGGCCAAGCGGGCAATATCGTCTCCGCCTCATCGGTCGACGCGGCCGGGGTGATCGTGCCGTACCAGATGAATCCAGCGGCGATCGGCGCGATCATGGAGGATGTGCAGCGCTGCGCCGATGCGGTCGGGCGGCTGACCTATGCCGATCTGTTCATGGCGATCACCAACATGGCCGGCATCCAGCCGCGCAATATCGAGGAGATCGCCAGCCGCAACGAGGAGAAGCTGACTCAGCTTGGTCCGGTGATCGAACGCGTCAATAATGAGAAGCTGGAGGTGGCGATCGATCGCACGTTCGGCATCATGAGCCGCAAGAAACTGTTCCCGCCCGCGCCCGAGGCGCTGCAGGGACAGCCGATCAAGGTCGATTTCGTGTCGATCCTCGCGCAGATGCAGCGGATGGTCGGGATCGGCCAGATCGAGCGGACGGTGTCGTTCATCGGCTCGCTCGCCGCGCAGTTTCCGGAGGCCGGCGACCGGCTCGATGTCGATGCGGCGGTGGACGATTTCGCCGACCGGGCGGGCGCGCCGCCGCGGATCATCCGATCGGTCGAGGATGCGCAGGAATTGCGCGAAGGCCGGGCGCAGGAAGCGCAGGCGGCCAAGCTGGCGGCGATGGCCGGGCCGGCGAAGGACGGCGCTGCGGCGGTCAAGTCGCTGGGCGAGATGGCGGGGCCAGATGGCCTGGCCGGGTTGATGGGGTCGTGA